Genomic DNA from Mycobacteriales bacterium:
ACGAGTGCGCTGGGCCGGCCGGCGCCCCCGGCTGTGGAAGTCGGTGATCTCCGAGCTCGAAACCGCCGAGGAGCTGACCAGGAACAACCGCGTCCTGACGCTGACGATGTGTGTCAACTACGGCGGCCGAGCCGAGATCGCCGACGCCGCCGCGGGGCTCGCGCGCGACGTCGCGGCGGGACGGGTCGATCCGTCGAAGGTCAACGAGCGGACCCTCGCTCGCTACCTCGACGAGGCGGACATGCCGGACGTCGACCTGTTCGTGCGCTCCTCCGGCGAGCAGCGGACCTCGAACTTCCTGTTGTGGCAGTCGGCGTACGCCGAGCTGGTCTTCCAGGACCGGCTGTGGCCTGACTACGACCGGCTCGACCTGTGGGCCGCCATCGAGGAGTACGCCCGTCGAGATCGCCGCTACGGCGGCGCGTTGTGACCGAGGGAGAGTCGACCCGGATGCGGCTGCATCACGTCAACCTCGTCGTCAAGCCCGGCGAGACGGCGCAGGTCGCCGGCTTCTACACCGACGTACTCGGGCTGACCGCGGCGGTGAAGCCGACCGAGGGCACGTCACCGGGCGGGGCGTGGTTCGACATCGACGGGCACACGCAGCTGCACATCTCCGAGCGCGCGGACGCGGTGATGCACGACGACATGCACTTCGCCCTCGTGGTCGACGACTTCGACGCAACGGTCGCGCGCCTCACGGCGGCGGGGGCGCAGTGGCGTGAGCAGCCGGACCTGTTCGGAGGTCGGCGAGGCTCGACGCGCGACCCGCTCGGGAACCGGATCGAGCTGCTCGAGAGGGCCGGGTCGCTGGCCTGAGCGTCCGGTCAGCCGGTCAGCCGGTCAGCCGTGGACGAGCTTGACGACGGCGACCACGGTGATGACGACGATCACCGCGACGCGAAGCGGTTTGCCCTGCGGACGTACCTGGTCCCAGACGGCGTAGCTGACCGCGACCAGCATCGCCACGGTCACCAGCAGGATCGCGCCGCCGACCCGGCCCGGGACGAACAAACCGGCGAGAAAGATCGCCAACGCAACGAGTCCCGCGAGCACATTGACCAGCCGCCGGTTCACGCCGGACATAGTCGCACTACTCTGAGTTCTCCTCGCCGACCGCCAGCCGGATGGAGTCGCCCGCCTTGGCCAGCAATCAGTCCCACGACGCCGCGCGCATCGAAGACCTCGTCAGCCTCTGCAAGCGACGGGGAATCGTCTTCCCGTCGTCGGAGATCTACGGCGGCACCCGGTCCGCCTGGGACTACGGCCCGCTCGGCGTAGAGCTCAAGGAGAACATCCGCAGGCAGTGGTGGCGTGCCACGGTCCAGACCCGCGACGACGTCGTCGGGATCGACTCCGCAGTGATTCTCGCCTCGGAGGTCTGGAAGGCCTCAGGTCACCTCGACGCCTTCGTCGACCCGCTGATCGAGTGCCAGTCCTGTCACAAGCGGTTTCGCGCCGACCACCTCCAGGAGGAGTTCGCCGAGCGCAAGAAGATTGACGATCCCGACACGGTCGACCTCAAGGTCGTGCCATGCCCGAACTGCGGCAACAAGGACACCTGGACCGAGCCACGGATGTTCAACGGGCTGCTGCGTACCCATCTCGGCGCGACCGAGGACGAGGGGTCGCTGCACTACCTGCGCCCCGAGACGGCGCAGGGCATCTTCGTGAACTTCCTCAACGTGATGACCGCCGCGCGCAAGAAGCCGCCGTTCGGCATCGCCCAGACCGGCAAGTCGTTCCGCAACGAGATCACGCCGGGCAACTTCATCTTCCGGACCCGTGAGTTCGAGCAGATGGAGATGGAGTTCTTCG
This window encodes:
- a CDS encoding isoprenyl transferase, which codes for MVRPPSPHPSGAKPPTLPPGLVPNHVAIVMDGNGRWAKERGLPRTAGHEQGESSLFDVVEGAIEVGVKWLSAYAFSTENWRRSPDEVRFLMGFNRDVIRRRRDDMHAMGVRVRWAGRRPRLWKSVISELETAEELTRNNRVLTLTMCVNYGGRAEIADAAAGLARDVAAGRVDPSKVNERTLARYLDEADMPDVDLFVRSSGEQRTSNFLLWQSAYAELVFQDRLWPDYDRLDLWAAIEEYARRDRRYGGAL
- a CDS encoding VOC family protein, producing the protein MTEGESTRMRLHHVNLVVKPGETAQVAGFYTDVLGLTAAVKPTEGTSPGGAWFDIDGHTQLHISERADAVMHDDMHFALVVDDFDATVARLTAAGAQWREQPDLFGGRRGSTRDPLGNRIELLERAGSLA